Proteins encoded by one window of Mechercharimyces sp. CAU 1602:
- the rplK gene encoding 50S ribosomal protein L11 → MAKKVMKVVKLQIPAGKANPAPPVGPALGQAGVNIMGFCKEFNARTSDQAGMIIPVEITVYEDRSFDFITKTPPAATLLLKAAGIESGSGEPNRNKVATVKRDKVREIAETKMPDLNAGDVEAAMRMIEGTARSMGIVIED, encoded by the coding sequence GTGGCCAAGAAAGTAATGAAAGTCGTAAAATTGCAGATCCCTGCCGGTAAAGCCAACCCAGCACCGCCTGTAGGTCCGGCGCTTGGGCAAGCTGGGGTCAACATCATGGGCTTTTGTAAGGAGTTTAACGCCCGCACGTCTGATCAAGCCGGAATGATTATTCCGGTGGAAATCACGGTATATGAAGATCGTTCGTTTGACTTCATCACCAAGACTCCACCAGCAGCGACCCTGTTGTTGAAAGCGGCTGGTATTGAGTCTGGTTCTGGTGAACCAAACCGAAATAAAGTAGCAACCGTTAAGCGTGACAAAGTGCGTGAAATTGCAGAAACGAAAATGCCAGACCTCAATGCTGGTGATGTGGAAGCTGCGATGAGAATGATCGAAGGTACCGCGCGTAGCATGGGGATCGTTATCGAAGATTAA
- the rplA gene encoding 50S ribosomal protein L1 — protein MARKGKKYQEVMKKIDREKAYEPAEALALVKEVAPAKFDETVEAAIRLGIDVKRADQQVRGAVVLPHGTGKTKRVLVFAKGEKAKEAEAAGADFVGDEDMINKVAQGWFDFDVVVATPDMMGQVGKLGRTLGPKGLMPNPKTGTVTFEVEKAVSDIKAGKIEYRADKAGNIHCPIGRVSFSNEQLEENLKTLVDALLKAKPAAAKGKYMRNLAVSSTMGPGVTVNSSSYSAR, from the coding sequence GTGGCAAGAAAAGGGAAAAAGTATCAAGAAGTGATGAAGAAGATCGACCGGGAAAAAGCATATGAACCAGCTGAAGCATTGGCGTTGGTGAAAGAGGTTGCTCCCGCTAAGTTTGATGAAACCGTAGAGGCAGCTATTCGTCTAGGCATTGATGTAAAGCGTGCTGACCAACAAGTTCGCGGTGCGGTAGTCCTACCACACGGAACAGGGAAAACGAAGCGTGTCTTGGTATTTGCTAAAGGCGAAAAAGCGAAAGAAGCCGAAGCGGCTGGCGCTGATTTTGTTGGTGATGAAGATATGATCAACAAAGTAGCCCAAGGTTGGTTTGACTTTGATGTTGTTGTAGCTACCCCGGATATGATGGGTCAAGTAGGTAAATTGGGTCGTACCTTGGGGCCAAAAGGCTTAATGCCGAACCCAAAAACCGGCACTGTTACCTTCGAAGTAGAAAAAGCAGTAAGCGACATCAAAGCGGGTAAAATCGAGTACCGTGCGGATAAAGCAGGAAACATTCATTGTCCAATCGGGAGAGTCTCTTTTAGTAACGAACAGCTGGAAGAAAACTTGAAAACGTTGGTTGATGCGCTCTTGAAAGCGAAGCCAGCGGCTGCCAAGGGTAAGTATATGCGTAATCTCGCTGTTTCCTCGACCATGGGTCCTGGAGTAACAGTTAACTCGAGTAGTTACTCTGCTCGTTAA
- the rplJ gene encoding 50S ribosomal protein L10, producing MSAKIEMKKKVVEEIVALLQASQATILTDYRGLNVSESNELRKQLREAGVEYKVLKNTMTRFATKELEYTDLDEHLNGPTAIAFSNDDVIAPAKIIYEFAKKHDALKIKGGVVEGRVVSAEAINELAKMPSREGLLSMLLSVLQAPMRNAALAVKAVADKNEAESA from the coding sequence GTGTCTGCAAAAATCGAAATGAAGAAAAAGGTAGTTGAAGAGATCGTTGCTCTGTTACAAGCTAGCCAAGCGACAATTCTTACTGATTATCGTGGCCTTAATGTATCGGAGTCGAACGAACTGCGTAAGCAGTTGCGTGAAGCGGGTGTCGAGTATAAAGTGTTGAAAAACACGATGACTCGTTTTGCTACGAAAGAGTTGGAGTATACCGACTTGGACGAGCACCTGAACGGTCCAACAGCGATCGCCTTTAGTAATGACGATGTGATTGCTCCTGCGAAGATCATTTATGAGTTTGCTAAGAAGCATGATGCGTTGAAAATTAAAGGTGGCGTTGTTGAAGGTCGCGTCGTTAGTGCGGAAGCGATCAACGAATTGGCAAAAATGCCATCACGCGAAGGCTTGTTGTCGATGCTGCTTAGCGTCTTGCAAGCTCCGATGCGTAATGCAGCCTTGGCTGTCAAAGCTGTGGCTGATAAGAACGAAGCGGAATCTGCTTAA
- the rplL gene encoding 50S ribosomal protein L7/L12 — MSHQEIIEAIKGMTVLELNDLVKAIEEEFGVTAAAPVAVAAGGADAGAAVEQTEFDVVLADAGSSKIKVIKVVRGITGLGLKEAKAMVDGAPSPVKEAVSKEEAEDIKSQLEEVGAKVEVK; from the coding sequence ATGTCCCATCAAGAGATCATTGAAGCGATCAAAGGCATGACCGTACTAGAATTAAACGACCTAGTAAAAGCAATCGAAGAAGAATTTGGTGTAACCGCAGCAGCTCCAGTAGCAGTAGCAGCAGGTGGCGCCGATGCAGGTGCAGCAGTAGAGCAAACTGAATTCGATGTTGTTCTTGCAGATGCTGGTTCCTCAAAAATTAAAGTAATTAAAGTGGTACGTGGTATCACCGGTCTTGGCTTGAAAGAAGCTAAAGCTATGGTAGACGGTGCTCCAAGCCCAGTTAAAGAAGCTGTTTCCAAAGAAGAAGCAGAAGATATCAAATCCCAGCTCGAAGAAGTTGGCGCAAAAGTGGAAGTGAAGTAG
- a CDS encoding class I SAM-dependent methyltransferase translates to MSDHYFSANPDSKAELRSIEVSLKGHSFCFYTSTGVFSKQGLDYGSRLLMESVLLPLQGAVLDLGCGYGPVGIACATMAPQCFITMVDINERAVELAKQNAERNGVAKRVQVMQSDGCSAVEGQQFAAILTNPPIRTGKEVIYNLFRQARDHLTPEGILWIVIRKQQGAVSAIAELERLGLEVQVETRKKGYWILSAKKY, encoded by the coding sequence GTGAGCGATCACTATTTTTCAGCCAATCCGGATTCAAAAGCGGAGCTACGCAGTATTGAAGTTAGTCTGAAAGGGCATTCCTTCTGTTTTTATACGAGTACGGGTGTCTTTTCAAAGCAAGGTCTGGACTATGGGAGTCGGCTTTTGATGGAATCAGTTTTACTGCCATTACAAGGAGCAGTACTAGATTTGGGATGTGGATATGGGCCGGTTGGGATTGCATGTGCTACGATGGCGCCGCAATGCTTTATCACCATGGTTGATATCAACGAGCGTGCAGTAGAATTGGCGAAGCAAAACGCTGAACGAAATGGTGTGGCAAAGCGTGTGCAGGTGATGCAAAGCGATGGTTGTTCCGCAGTGGAAGGGCAACAATTCGCCGCTATCTTGACTAATCCGCCGATCCGGACAGGCAAAGAAGTGATCTACAATTTGTTCCGGCAAGCGCGAGACCACCTAACGCCTGAGGGCATATTGTGGATTGTGATTCGCAAACAACAAGGAGCAGTATCTGCAATAGCGGAATTAGAACGATTAGGACTTGAAGTACAGGTGGAGACACGTAAAAAAGGATACTGGATTCTGAGCGCAAAAAAGTATTGA
- the rpoB gene encoding DNA-directed RNA polymerase subunit beta produces the protein MVGKLVQYGRRQRRSYSRIDEVLDLPNLIEIQQRSYEWFLDKGLREMFQDISPIEDFTGNLILEFIDYSLGEPKYSVEESKERDVTYSAPLRVKVRLINKETGEVKEQEVFMGDFPLMTETGTFVINGAERVIVSQLVRSPSVYYNAKVDKNGKTAYTATVIPNRGAWLEYETDAKDIIYVRIDRTRKIPVTVLLRALGFSSDAEILDLLGEDEYLRNTLDKDNTGNTEKALIEIYERLRPGEPPTADNARSLLYSRFFDPKRYDLANVGRYKMNKKLHIKNRLFNQTLAESIIDPATGEIIAEAGQVLDRRLLDKLLPQLEEDNGYGWEEKTIRGGVTEDEGVHLQSVKIVSPQQEGLAIKVLSNGGVSSSIKNITATDIIASINYFINLLHGVGSTDDIDHLGNRRLRSVGELLQNQFRIGLSRMERVVRERMSIQDANAITPQALINIRPVIASIKEFFGSSQLSQFMDQTNPLAELTHKRRLSALGPGGLTRERAGFEVRDVHHSHYGRMCPIETPEGPNIGLINSLSSYARINEFGFIETPYRKVDPDTHKVTEEIVYLTADEEDNYYIAQANEPLSEDGEFINDQVISRYKEENLPIVREEVDFMDVSPKQVVSVATACIPFLENDDSNRALMGSNMQRQAVPLLTPRSPFIGTGMEHVSAKDSGVCVLAKRPGLVERVVADEILIRHEEEIDGQLVQGDLDRYRLQKFIRSNQGTCVNQRPMVRAGERVQKGEIIADGPSTELGEMALGQNVLVAFMTWEGYNYEDAILLSEKLVKEDVYTSIHIEEYESEARDTKLGPEEITRDIPNVGEDALKNLDERGIIRVGAEIKSGDILVGKVTPKGVTELTAEERLLHAIFGEKAREVRDTSLRVPHGTDGIVVDVKVFTRENGDELPPGVNQLVRCYIAQKRKISEGDKMAGRHGNKGVIARVLPEEDMPFLPDGTPVQVVLNPLGVPSRMNIGQVLEVHLGMAAKQLGIHVATPVFDGATEEDVFATLTEAGLSEDGKTYLFDGRTGEQFENRVTVGVMYMIKLAHMVDDKIHARSTGPYSLVTQQPLGGKAQFGGQRFGEMEVWALKAYGAAYTLQEILTVKSDDVIGRVKTYEAIVKGENVPEPGVPESFKVLIKELQSLGMDVKILSEDEQEIEMKELDDDDESGNQKGGADYEENL, from the coding sequence TTGGTAGGTAAACTGGTCCAGTATGGTCGGCGCCAGCGGAGAAGCTATTCAAGAATTGATGAAGTATTAGATTTGCCGAATTTAATTGAGATTCAGCAGAGATCTTATGAATGGTTCCTCGATAAGGGCTTAAGAGAAATGTTTCAGGACATTTCCCCGATCGAAGATTTTACCGGTAACTTGATTCTGGAGTTTATCGATTATAGTTTAGGTGAGCCTAAGTATTCGGTCGAAGAATCGAAAGAACGGGATGTCACATATTCTGCACCTCTACGCGTTAAGGTGCGCCTAATCAACAAAGAAACAGGCGAAGTGAAAGAACAGGAAGTATTTATGGGAGACTTCCCATTGATGACGGAGACAGGCACTTTTGTAATTAATGGGGCGGAACGAGTGATTGTAAGCCAATTGGTGCGCTCGCCTAGCGTCTATTACAATGCCAAAGTTGATAAAAACGGGAAAACTGCGTATACCGCAACGGTAATTCCGAACCGTGGAGCCTGGCTCGAGTATGAAACCGACGCTAAGGATATTATCTACGTGCGTATTGATCGTACACGGAAAATACCGGTGACGGTTCTTTTACGTGCCTTGGGTTTTAGCTCTGATGCAGAGATTCTCGATCTCTTGGGCGAAGACGAATACCTGCGCAATACCTTGGATAAGGACAACACAGGAAATACGGAAAAAGCCTTGATCGAGATTTACGAACGCTTGCGTCCGGGTGAACCGCCAACAGCGGATAATGCGCGTTCACTTTTATACTCACGTTTCTTTGATCCTAAGCGTTATGATCTAGCAAATGTGGGTCGTTATAAGATGAATAAGAAGTTACACATCAAAAATCGTTTGTTTAACCAAACGTTAGCGGAATCTATTATTGATCCGGCAACGGGCGAAATTATCGCTGAAGCGGGACAAGTGTTGGATCGTCGTCTACTAGATAAACTGTTACCACAGCTAGAAGAGGATAACGGTTATGGTTGGGAAGAGAAAACGATTCGTGGTGGAGTAACAGAGGACGAAGGTGTTCACCTTCAGTCCGTGAAGATTGTATCTCCACAACAAGAAGGGTTAGCGATCAAGGTGCTTTCCAATGGTGGCGTCAGCTCTTCTATCAAAAACATTACCGCTACGGATATTATTGCTTCCATCAATTATTTTATCAATTTGTTACATGGAGTAGGGAGCACAGATGATATCGATCACCTGGGTAACCGTCGCCTCCGGTCTGTAGGAGAGCTCCTACAAAATCAATTCCGGATCGGGTTGTCGCGTATGGAACGGGTGGTACGTGAGCGTATGTCGATTCAAGATGCCAATGCGATAACACCACAGGCCTTGATTAATATTCGCCCTGTCATTGCTTCTATCAAAGAGTTCTTTGGTAGCAGTCAGTTGTCGCAGTTTATGGATCAAACCAACCCGCTGGCTGAACTTACGCATAAGCGTCGTCTATCAGCGCTAGGTCCGGGTGGACTGACACGTGAACGAGCGGGCTTTGAAGTTCGAGACGTTCACCATTCCCACTATGGACGGATGTGTCCGATTGAAACACCTGAAGGTCCTAACATCGGTCTGATCAACTCCCTTTCCTCCTACGCACGTATCAATGAGTTTGGCTTCATTGAAACGCCGTATCGGAAAGTAGATCCGGATACGCATAAGGTAACGGAAGAGATCGTTTATCTGACTGCGGATGAGGAGGATAACTATTATATTGCTCAAGCAAATGAGCCGTTATCCGAGGATGGGGAATTTATTAATGATCAGGTAATCTCTCGTTATAAAGAGGAAAACTTACCTATCGTGCGTGAAGAAGTTGACTTCATGGACGTATCGCCAAAACAAGTTGTATCCGTTGCAACTGCATGTATTCCATTCTTGGAAAATGATGACTCCAACCGTGCGTTGATGGGTTCTAACATGCAGAGACAAGCGGTGCCGTTGCTTACACCTCGGTCACCATTTATCGGCACGGGGATGGAGCATGTATCCGCTAAGGACTCAGGTGTATGTGTGTTGGCCAAACGCCCTGGTTTAGTGGAGCGTGTGGTAGCAGATGAGATCTTGATCCGTCACGAAGAGGAAATTGATGGTCAACTGGTTCAAGGTGATCTCGATCGTTATCGCTTGCAGAAGTTTATTCGTTCCAATCAAGGAACGTGCGTCAACCAGCGACCGATGGTGCGTGCTGGTGAGCGTGTGCAAAAGGGCGAAATTATCGCAGACGGGCCTTCCACAGAATTAGGTGAGATGGCATTAGGACAAAACGTCCTCGTCGCCTTTATGACCTGGGAAGGATATAACTACGAGGATGCGATCCTGCTAAGCGAAAAGCTAGTAAAAGAAGATGTTTATACATCGATCCATATTGAAGAGTATGAGAGTGAGGCACGTGATACGAAACTAGGCCCAGAAGAGATTACGCGTGATATTCCTAATGTGGGTGAAGATGCGCTGAAAAACTTGGATGAGCGAGGCATTATTCGTGTCGGTGCTGAAATCAAGTCTGGGGATATCCTGGTAGGTAAAGTAACGCCGAAAGGCGTGACCGAATTGACAGCAGAAGAACGTCTTTTGCATGCCATCTTTGGTGAGAAGGCGCGTGAAGTACGGGATACTTCCCTGCGTGTACCTCATGGAACCGACGGGATTGTTGTTGATGTGAAGGTATTTACTAGAGAAAACGGTGATGAATTACCTCCGGGTGTCAACCAACTGGTTCGTTGTTACATTGCACAGAAACGTAAGATCTCTGAAGGGGATAAGATGGCAGGTCGTCACGGGAACAAAGGTGTTATTGCACGCGTGTTGCCGGAAGAAGATATGCCGTTTCTACCTGATGGCACACCTGTACAGGTTGTGCTTAACCCACTGGGTGTTCCTTCGCGGATGAACATCGGACAAGTGCTGGAAGTCCACTTGGGAATGGCAGCCAAACAGCTGGGCATTCATGTGGCAACACCAGTATTTGATGGAGCGACAGAAGAAGATGTGTTTGCGACATTAACGGAAGCAGGTCTTTCGGAAGACGGTAAAACCTATTTGTTCGATGGGCGTACCGGAGAGCAATTTGAGAACCGAGTAACTGTAGGTGTCATGTATATGATTAAGCTGGCACATATGGTAGATGACAAGATTCATGCTCGTTCTACAGGTCCATACTCATTGGTTACGCAACAACCGTTGGGTGGTAAGGCGCAGTTCGGTGGACAGCGCTTTGGTGAGATGGAGGTATGGGCGCTAAAAGCATATGGAGCGGCCTATACGCTGCAAGAGATCTTGACGGTTAAGTCGGATGACGTAATCGGTCGAGTGAAAACGTACGAAGCGATTGTAAAAGGTGAAAACGTACCTGAACCGGGTGTACCTGAGTCGTTCAAGGTATTGATCAAAGAACTGCAAAGCTTAGGCATGGATGTGAAGATCTTGTCTGAAGATGAGCAGGAGATCGAGATGAAAGAACTGGATGATGACGATGAGTCCGGAAACCAAAAGGGTGGTGCCGATTATGAGGAGAATCTCTAA